Proteins encoded by one window of Collimonas fungivorans:
- a CDS encoding AraC family transcriptional regulator: MSQIDLFRNVIARHALVDGTFECALPGVKLIRYSAPTMPMPVIYEPTVCFVAQGRKRASLGTSVFYYDPASYLVASVGLPVVGTVVEATSEHPYLCLQLDLNSPELTELALKHPRQGGGAVPAGLSLNEMTSGLLDAVIRLVTLLDTPDDLEALGPLAVREVFYRLLSGPSGDVIYAITQSDSRHGQIARTILWIRAHFKEVFRIDDIAKIAGMSRSTFHDHFKAITAMSPLEFRNQLRMQEARRLMVSDGLDAASAGYQVGYDSPSQFSRDYPHANVGEMFGILGQRLLSFEMQPTPRGSKVIFSFANNQSVLIEDADDCSSFRVGDSEVVR; this comes from the coding sequence ATGTCTCAAATTGATCTGTTCAGGAATGTAATCGCCCGGCATGCGCTGGTGGACGGCACTTTTGAATGCGCCCTGCCCGGAGTGAAGCTGATCCGCTATTCGGCGCCGACAATGCCGATGCCAGTTATTTACGAGCCGACAGTATGTTTCGTTGCACAGGGACGCAAGCGTGCCTCGCTGGGCACCAGCGTCTTTTACTATGATCCGGCCAGCTATCTGGTGGCATCGGTCGGGCTTCCTGTCGTGGGCACCGTTGTCGAGGCGACTTCGGAGCATCCCTACCTGTGCCTGCAACTTGATCTCAACTCCCCGGAGCTCACGGAGCTGGCGTTGAAGCACCCTCGTCAGGGAGGGGGTGCCGTCCCGGCGGGGCTTAGCCTCAATGAAATGACTTCGGGCCTTCTCGATGCCGTCATACGCCTCGTCACGCTACTGGACACGCCTGATGATCTTGAGGCGCTGGGGCCGCTGGCGGTGCGCGAGGTCTTCTATCGGCTGCTTTCCGGGCCGAGCGGCGACGTCATTTACGCGATCACGCAGTCCGATAGCCGGCATGGGCAGATCGCGCGGACGATCCTCTGGATCAGGGCGCATTTCAAGGAGGTTTTTCGTATTGACGACATCGCCAAGATTGCCGGGATGAGTCGTTCGACGTTTCATGACCACTTCAAGGCCATTACGGCAATGAGCCCGCTGGAATTCAGAAATCAGTTGAGAATGCAGGAGGCTCGCCGCCTGATGGTCAGTGACGGCCTCGATGCGGCGAGCGCGGGCTATCAGGTGGGCTACGATAGTCCCTCCCAATTTAGCCGCGACTATCCTCACGCGAACGTTGGTGAGATGTTCGGAATTCTTGGTCAGCGACTCTTGTCGTTTGAAATGCAGCCAACCCCGAGAGGTAGCAAAGTTATTTTTAGTTTCGCCAATAATCAGAGTGTTCTAATTGAGGATGCGGATGACTGTAGCTCTTTTAGAGTCGGTGATTCCGAAGTTGTCCGATAG
- the glmS gene encoding glutamine--fructose-6-phosphate transaminase (isomerizing) — MCGIVAAVAQINVTPILLEGLKRLEYRGYDSCGVALHIDGKLQRSRSTSRVADLEIQVEKASLSGFTGIAHTRWATHGAPATHNAHPHFSRDRIALVHNGIIENHDELRAELQAAGYHFESQTDTEVIAHLVDHMYSGDLFATVQQAVKRLTGAYAIAVFCVDEPHRVVAARQGSPLIVGIGKGQNFVASDAMALAGTTDQIIYLEEGDVVDLQLQRVWIVDAAGKAVEREVKTVHAYSSAVELGPYQHYMQKEIFEQPRAIADTLEGITGIMPELFGDGAFNVFKQIDSVLILACGTSYYAGLTAKYWIESVARIPVNVEIASEYRYRDSVPNPNSLVVTITQSGETADTLAALKHARSLGMQHTLTICNVATSAMVRECALAYITRAGVEVGVASTKAFTTQLAALFLLTLALAQSKGRLSDEEEAAHLKAMRHLPAALQSVLALEPHIVAWAEAFARKENALFLGRGIHYPIALEGALKLKEITYIHAEAYAAGELKHGPLALVTEEMPVVTVAPNDTLIEKLKSNMQEVRARGGQLYVFADADSHIKSSDGVHVIRLPENYGLLSPILHVVPLQLLAYHTALARGTDVDKPRNLAKSVTVE; from the coding sequence ATGTGCGGTATCGTCGCAGCAGTTGCCCAGATTAATGTCACCCCCATCCTGCTGGAAGGATTGAAGCGGCTCGAATACCGCGGTTACGACTCTTGCGGCGTCGCCTTGCATATAGACGGCAAATTGCAGCGCTCGCGCAGCACTTCGCGCGTGGCCGACCTGGAAATCCAGGTCGAGAAAGCCAGTCTCTCGGGCTTCACCGGCATTGCGCATACGCGCTGGGCGACCCACGGCGCGCCGGCCACCCACAATGCCCATCCGCATTTCTCGCGCGACCGCATCGCCCTGGTCCACAACGGCATCATCGAAAACCACGACGAACTGCGCGCCGAACTGCAAGCCGCCGGCTATCATTTCGAAAGCCAGACCGACACCGAGGTCATCGCCCACCTGGTCGACCACATGTACAGCGGCGACCTGTTCGCCACCGTGCAGCAGGCCGTGAAGCGCCTGACCGGCGCTTATGCGATCGCCGTGTTCTGCGTCGACGAACCGCACCGCGTGGTCGCCGCCCGCCAGGGTTCGCCATTGATCGTCGGCATCGGCAAAGGCCAGAACTTCGTCGCCTCCGACGCCATGGCGCTGGCCGGCACCACCGACCAGATCATTTACCTGGAAGAAGGCGACGTAGTCGACCTGCAATTGCAGCGGGTCTGGATCGTCGACGCCGCCGGCAAGGCGGTCGAGCGCGAAGTCAAGACCGTGCATGCCTACAGCAGCGCAGTTGAGCTGGGACCGTATCAGCACTACATGCAGAAAGAAATCTTCGAACAGCCGCGGGCCATTGCCGACACCCTGGAAGGCATCACCGGCATCATGCCGGAGTTGTTCGGCGACGGCGCCTTCAATGTGTTCAAGCAGATCGATTCGGTCCTGATCCTGGCATGCGGCACCAGCTACTATGCCGGCCTGACTGCAAAGTACTGGATCGAATCGGTCGCCAGGATCCCGGTCAACGTCGAAATCGCCAGCGAATACCGCTACCGCGACAGCGTGCCGAATCCGAATTCGCTGGTGGTCACCATCACCCAAAGCGGCGAAACCGCCGACACCCTGGCCGCGCTCAAACATGCGCGGTCACTAGGCATGCAACATACGCTGACCATCTGCAATGTCGCCACCAGCGCCATGGTGCGCGAATGCGCACTGGCCTATATCACCCGCGCCGGCGTCGAAGTCGGCGTCGCCTCGACCAAGGCCTTTACCACCCAACTGGCGGCGCTGTTCCTGCTGACCCTGGCGCTGGCGCAAAGCAAGGGCCGCCTCAGCGACGAAGAAGAAGCCGCCCACCTGAAAGCCATGCGCCACCTGCCCGCCGCACTGCAAAGCGTGCTGGCGCTGGAACCGCATATCGTGGCCTGGGCCGAAGCCTTCGCGCGCAAGGAAAACGCCCTGTTCCTGGGCCGAGGCATCCACTATCCGATTGCGCTGGAAGGCGCGTTGAAGCTCAAGGAAATCACCTACATCCACGCCGAAGCCTACGCCGCCGGCGAACTCAAGCACGGCCCGCTGGCGCTGGTGACGGAAGAAATGCCGGTGGTGACCGTGGCGCCAAACGACACGCTGATCGAGAAGCTGAAATCGAACATGCAGGAAGTGCGCGCACGCGGCGGCCAGCTCTATGTTTTTGCCGATGCCGATTCGCACATCAAGTCGAGCGATGGCGTGCATGTGATCCGCTTGCCGGAAAATTATGGCTTGCTATCGCCTATCCTGCACGTCGTGCCGCTACAGCTCTTGGCGTATCACACGGCGCTGGCGCGGGGGACCGATGTGGATAAGCCGCGTAACCTGGCAAAGTCGGTTACTGTCGAGTAG
- a CDS encoding Lrp/AsnC family transcriptional regulator has translation MDIVLDDLDKRILNALQADAAQTNHQLAQLVHASPPTCLRRVKRLTDAGIILRQVAIVAPDKVGAGLTAIVEVTLDNQAAERLQEFELLVAAEPALLQCYRVSPGPDFVLVVQVADMAAYHALAHQLFAAQKNVRNVRTYFSIHRSKFETRLAV, from the coding sequence ATGGATATCGTTCTGGATGACCTGGACAAGCGGATTTTGAATGCCTTGCAGGCCGATGCCGCCCAAACCAACCACCAGCTGGCGCAGCTGGTGCATGCCTCGCCGCCGACCTGCCTGCGGCGCGTCAAGCGCCTGACCGACGCCGGCATCATCCTGCGCCAGGTGGCGATTGTGGCGCCGGACAAGGTCGGCGCCGGCCTGACCGCGATTGTCGAGGTCACGCTGGACAACCAGGCGGCGGAACGTTTGCAGGAGTTTGAGCTTCTGGTGGCGGCTGAGCCTGCTCTATTGCAATGCTACCGGGTGTCGCCGGGGCCGGACTTCGTGCTGGTGGTGCAGGTGGCGGACATGGCGGCCTACCATGCGCTGGCGCACCAGCTGTTTGCCGCGCAAAAGAATGTGCGCAATGTACGTACTTATTTTTCTATCCATCGCAGCAAGTTCGAGACCCGGCTAGCAGTATAA
- the glmU gene encoding bifunctional UDP-N-acetylglucosamine diphosphorylase/glucosamine-1-phosphate N-acetyltransferase GlmU, with amino-acid sequence MNVVILAAGMGKRMQSALPKVLHPLAGKPLLSHVIDAARALSPTTLCVIYGHGGDAVPSSLAAADLVFAKQEPQLGTGHAVAQAAPHLDEAVPTLVLYGDVPLIASSTLQRLIDSAGQDKLAVLTVDLPDPTGYGRIVREHGKIVSIVEQKDATPEQRTIRECNTGIMVAPTAQLKKWLAGLSNNNAQGEYYLTDIVASAVADGTPVVSAQPAAVAETLGVNSKVQLAELERIHQRSIAERLLEQGVTLLDPARLDVRGALSCGRDVSIDVGCIFEGEVSVEDGVIIGANCVIKNARIGRGANIKPFCHIEDAVVGAASQIGPYARLRPGTELGEEVHIGNFVEVKNSQIAAGSKANHLAYVGDATVGSRVNIGAGTITCNYDGANKFRTIIEDDAFIGSDSQLVAPVRVGKGATLGAGTTLTKDAPEGKLTVSRARQVTIDGWQRPVKIKK; translated from the coding sequence ATGAACGTTGTCATTCTCGCTGCCGGCATGGGCAAGCGCATGCAATCCGCGCTGCCGAAAGTGTTACACCCGCTGGCGGGCAAACCGCTGCTGTCGCATGTGATCGACGCCGCGCGCGCCCTGTCCCCGACCACCTTGTGCGTCATCTACGGCCACGGCGGCGACGCCGTGCCAAGCTCGCTGGCTGCCGCTGACCTGGTGTTCGCCAAGCAGGAGCCGCAGCTCGGCACCGGCCACGCGGTGGCGCAAGCCGCTCCGCATCTGGACGAGGCCGTGCCTACACTGGTGCTGTACGGCGACGTGCCGCTGATCGCCAGCAGCACGCTGCAACGGCTGATCGACAGCGCAGGCCAGGACAAGCTGGCGGTCCTGACGGTGGACCTGCCGGACCCGACCGGCTACGGCCGCATCGTCCGCGAACACGGCAAGATCGTCAGCATCGTCGAGCAAAAAGACGCAACGCCGGAACAGCGCACGATCCGCGAATGCAATACCGGCATCATGGTGGCGCCCACCGCGCAGCTGAAGAAATGGCTGGCCGGCCTGTCCAACAATAATGCGCAAGGCGAATATTATCTGACCGATATCGTCGCCAGCGCCGTCGCCGACGGCACGCCGGTAGTATCGGCCCAGCCCGCCGCCGTGGCGGAAACGCTGGGCGTCAACAGCAAGGTGCAACTGGCCGAACTGGAACGCATCCACCAGCGCAGCATCGCCGAACGTTTGCTGGAACAGGGCGTGACCCTGCTCGACCCGGCGCGCCTGGACGTGCGCGGCGCGCTGAGCTGCGGCCGCGATGTCAGCATCGATGTCGGCTGCATCTTCGAAGGTGAAGTCAGCGTCGAAGACGGCGTCATCATCGGCGCCAATTGCGTCATCAAGAATGCCCGCATCGGCCGCGGCGCCAACATCAAACCCTTCTGCCATATCGAAGATGCGGTGGTCGGCGCCGCTTCCCAGATCGGACCGTATGCGCGCCTGCGCCCCGGCACCGAACTCGGCGAAGAGGTCCATATCGGCAATTTCGTCGAGGTCAAGAACAGCCAGATCGCAGCAGGCAGCAAAGCCAACCACCTGGCCTATGTCGGCGACGCCACGGTGGGATCGCGCGTCAATATCGGCGCCGGCACCATCACCTGCAACTACGACGGCGCCAACAAATTCCGCACCATCATCGAAGACGACGCCTTCATCGGCAGCGACAGCCAGCTGGTGGCGCCGGTGCGGGTCGGCAAAGGCGCGACCCTGGGAGCCGGCACTACGCTGACCAAGGATGCGCCGGAAGGCAAGCTGACCGTCTCGCGTGCGCGCCAGGTCACAATCGATGGCTGGCAGCGGCCGGTCAAGATCAAGAAGTAA
- a CDS encoding YXWGXW repeat-containing protein, translating to MNRRRFQRYLALSAVAAASLSLAACVVEPPRTRVEYREARVVQAPPAPLVETAPPAPYPDSYWIAGHWKWENNRYVWNNGHWEQSRQNMVYQHAYWANEGGQWVFHGGRWVPINNIYSAPPVVINVAPPPPRIEVMTPAPSPNHVWIGGYWRWNNGRHDWVNGHWEARRDGYFWAPGHWVRNGNSWAFSGGFWQRY from the coding sequence ATGAACCGTCGTCGTTTTCAACGTTACCTTGCCTTGTCGGCCGTCGCAGCGGCGTCCCTGTCGCTGGCCGCCTGCGTGGTCGAGCCGCCGCGCACCCGCGTCGAATACCGTGAAGCCCGGGTAGTGCAAGCACCGCCGGCGCCGCTGGTGGAAACGGCGCCGCCCGCGCCCTATCCCGATTCCTACTGGATCGCCGGCCACTGGAAGTGGGAAAACAACCGCTACGTCTGGAATAACGGCCATTGGGAACAATCGCGCCAGAACATGGTTTACCAGCATGCCTACTGGGCCAATGAAGGCGGCCAGTGGGTATTCCATGGCGGCCGCTGGGTGCCGATCAACAATATTTACAGCGCGCCGCCGGTGGTGATCAACGTCGCCCCGCCGCCGCCGCGAATTGAAGTCATGACACCCGCACCCAGCCCCAACCACGTCTGGATCGGCGGCTACTGGCGCTGGAACAACGGCCGCCACGACTGGGTCAACGGTCATTGGGAAGCGCGCCGCGACGGTTATTTCTGGGCTCCGGGACATTGGGTCCGCAACGGCAACAGCTGGGCCTTCTCCGGCGGTTTCTGGCAACGTTACTGA
- a CDS encoding YegP family protein, producing MAGSYVLKKSVDGQFYFLLYSGNGEVVLNSEMYVAKASAENGIASVQSNSAQDDRYSRNQASNGKFYFNLKAANHQVIGSSQMYSTTSARDAGIDAVKKNGPSTDVKDEA from the coding sequence ATGGCAGGGTCCTATGTACTCAAGAAGTCGGTGGATGGACAGTTTTACTTCCTGCTCTACTCTGGCAATGGCGAAGTGGTGTTGAACAGCGAAATGTATGTCGCCAAGGCTTCCGCCGAAAACGGCATCGCCTCGGTCCAGAGCAACAGCGCACAAGACGATCGCTATAGCCGCAACCAGGCTTCCAACGGCAAGTTCTATTTCAACCTGAAAGCCGCCAACCACCAGGTGATCGGCAGCAGCCAGATGTACAGCACCACCAGCGCGCGCGACGCCGGCATCGACGCCGTCAAGAAAAACGGCCCCAGCACCGATGTCAAGGACGAAGCCTGA
- the ttcA gene encoding tRNA 2-thiocytidine(32) synthetase TtcA has translation MQDPITALTPADTAANAPGARSVEKIAHENNKLHKRLCRQVGQAIGDFNMIEDGDKVMVCLSGGKDSYALLDILMTLRERAPISFEIVAVNLDQKQPNFPDHILPAYLEKLGVAYHIENQDTYSIVKRLIPEGKTTCSLCSRLRRGILYRVATELGATKVALGHHRDDIMETFFLNMFFGGKLKSMPAKLQSDDGKQIVIRPLAYVKEADLSRYAEVKQFPIIPCDLCGSQENLQRKQIKGMLREWEKKFPGRVENIFSSLSTVAPSHLMDRNLFGFADLKASGIADPNGDIAFDDDPCSTPASVASIIPLRPAD, from the coding sequence ATGCAAGACCCAATCACAGCCCTGACGCCAGCCGACACCGCTGCCAACGCTCCCGGCGCCCGCAGCGTGGAGAAAATCGCCCACGAAAACAATAAGCTGCACAAGCGCCTGTGCCGCCAGGTCGGCCAGGCGATCGGCGATTTCAACATGATCGAAGACGGCGACAAGGTGATGGTCTGCCTGTCCGGCGGCAAGGACAGCTACGCCCTGCTGGACATCCTGATGACCCTGCGCGAACGGGCGCCGATCAGTTTCGAGATCGTCGCGGTCAACCTGGACCAGAAGCAGCCGAATTTCCCGGACCACATCCTGCCGGCCTACCTGGAGAAACTGGGAGTTGCCTACCATATCGAAAACCAGGACACCTACAGCATCGTCAAGCGCCTGATCCCGGAAGGCAAGACCACCTGCTCGCTCTGTTCGCGTCTGCGGCGCGGCATCCTGTACCGGGTCGCCACCGAACTGGGCGCGACCAAGGTCGCCCTCGGCCACCATCGCGACGACATCATGGAAACCTTCTTCCTCAACATGTTCTTCGGCGGCAAACTGAAGAGCATGCCGGCCAAGCTGCAGTCGGACGACGGCAAGCAGATCGTGATCCGGCCGCTGGCCTACGTCAAGGAAGCCGACCTCAGCCGCTACGCCGAGGTCAAGCAGTTCCCTATCATCCCTTGCGACCTGTGCGGCAGCCAGGAAAACCTGCAGCGCAAGCAGATCAAGGGCATGCTGCGCGAATGGGAAAAGAAATTCCCGGGCCGGGTGGAAAACATCTTTTCCTCGCTGTCGACGGTAGCGCCGTCGCACCTGATGGACCGCAACCTGTTCGGCTTTGCCGACCTGAAGGCCAGCGGCATTGCCGATCCCAACGGCGATATCGCGTTTGACGACGATCCATGCTCGACCCCGGCAAGCGTCGCCAGCATCATTCCATTGCGGCCGGCAGACTAA
- a CDS encoding dihydroneopterin aldolase, whose product MLFALIHPDLSDCRRLFLRDYEVQINIGVYEFEKKGEQRALINVDLFVPLALSTPSKDHMDEVLDYNFMRNTVAKRMAQGHIHLQETLCDDLANALLQHPKVRAVRVSSEKPDAYSDCHSVGVEVFRIKPKA is encoded by the coding sequence ATGCTCTTCGCACTCATCCATCCCGACCTTAGCGATTGCCGCCGCCTGTTCCTGCGCGACTACGAAGTGCAGATCAATATCGGCGTCTACGAATTTGAAAAAAAGGGCGAGCAGCGCGCGCTGATCAATGTCGACCTGTTTGTGCCGCTGGCCCTGTCGACGCCCAGCAAAGACCATATGGATGAGGTGCTGGATTACAATTTCATGCGCAACACCGTAGCCAAGCGCATGGCACAAGGCCATATCCATTTGCAGGAAACCTTGTGCGACGACCTCGCCAACGCCTTGCTGCAGCATCCGAAAGTGCGCGCAGTGCGGGTCTCATCGGAAAAACCGGACGCCTATTCCGACTGCCACTCGGTCGGCGTCGAGGTATTCCGGATCAAACCGAAAGCCTGA
- a CDS encoding SDR family oxidoreductase encodes MLTTPIRSVALVTDAASPVGRAIALALAQQGWDLALHYQDDAVPAALSALLLDCQALGAQAMTVRCKLSRETEIHALLPNVAAELGSVRCIVNNASHAEQDSPASFSAAVLERHMQNNLAAPLLLAQALHAATLQNGGAQAVVINLLDQKLFNPQPDFLSYTLSKAALHSATALLAQAYAPQLRVVAIAPSLASPLVAAGGSPKPPATLEDIAATVCFVAASSAITGSTLLVDGGQHLYPHPRDHAAAHSQQSHPH; translated from the coding sequence ATGCTCACCACTCCAATCCGATCCGTAGCCCTTGTCACCGACGCCGCCAGCCCGGTCGGCCGCGCCATTGCGCTGGCGCTGGCGCAGCAGGGCTGGGACCTGGCGCTGCATTACCAGGATGACGCCGTGCCGGCGGCGCTGTCAGCACTGCTGCTGGATTGCCAGGCGCTGGGAGCGCAGGCGATGACGGTCCGCTGCAAATTGAGCAGGGAAACCGAGATCCATGCGCTGCTGCCAAACGTGGCGGCCGAACTCGGCAGCGTCCGCTGCATCGTCAACAACGCCAGCCATGCGGAACAGGACAGCCCTGCCAGTTTTTCCGCGGCGGTCCTGGAGCGCCACATGCAAAACAACCTGGCCGCCCCGCTGCTGCTGGCGCAAGCGCTGCATGCGGCGACGCTCCAGAATGGCGGCGCGCAAGCGGTAGTCATCAACCTGCTGGACCAGAAGCTGTTCAACCCGCAGCCCGATTTCCTGTCGTATACGCTGTCCAAGGCGGCGCTGCATAGCGCCACTGCCTTGCTGGCGCAGGCTTATGCACCGCAGTTGCGGGTGGTCGCGATTGCACCCTCGCTGGCGTCGCCATTGGTGGCGGCTGGAGGCTCGCCGAAGCCGCCGGCGACTTTAGAAGACATTGCTGCGACCGTCTGTTTCGTCGCCGCCTCCTCCGCCATTACCGGCAGCACGCTGCTGGTCGATGGCGGCCAACATTTGTATCCTCACCCACGGGATCACGCTGCAGCTCACAGCCAGCAGTCCCACCCTCACTGA
- a CDS encoding class I SAM-dependent methyltransferase, with the protein MQLQLPEASVEAQRASRLLHNLIATEIRRQHGWISFARYMELLLYAPDLGYYSGGAAKLGKDGDFTTAPEITPLFGATLAHLTTELLVSSPALQPQILEFGAGSGQLAHDILTELATGVAAGEPGAAAPQAYYIVELSAELRARQQLKLQAFPQVQWLDRLPEAFSGVVIGNEVLDAMPVELVLRGEQGWLQRGVGLTETGVDGEDGQFVYIDRPAEPALIAQIPDAESLTTGHLTEVHPVAIGFMHSLGSMLKAGQGAVALFFDYGFPAAEYYLQQRDQGTLMCHYRHHAHPDPFYLPGLQDVTAHVDFTAMAVAALDSGLELLGYSSQAAFLLEAGIGKLLLRTPPENALAYLPQANALQKLVSPAEMGELFKVLAVGIHAELPARFASHDRSHRL; encoded by the coding sequence ATGCAACTGCAATTACCCGAAGCTTCGGTCGAAGCACAGCGCGCATCGCGCCTGTTACACAATCTGATCGCCACTGAAATCCGCCGGCAGCATGGCTGGATTTCATTCGCGCGTTATATGGAACTGCTGCTGTACGCGCCGGACCTCGGTTATTACAGCGGCGGTGCGGCAAAATTGGGCAAAGACGGTGATTTTACAACCGCGCCCGAGATTACGCCGCTTTTTGGCGCGACTTTGGCCCATTTGACAACAGAATTGCTGGTTTCCTCGCCTGCGCTGCAGCCGCAGATCCTTGAATTCGGCGCTGGCAGCGGCCAGCTGGCGCATGACATCTTGACTGAATTGGCCACAGGCGTGGCTGCTGGCGAACCCGGCGCCGCTGCGCCGCAAGCGTATTACATCGTTGAATTATCGGCTGAACTGCGGGCGCGCCAGCAACTGAAACTGCAGGCATTCCCGCAGGTGCAGTGGCTGGATCGCTTGCCCGAGGCATTTTCCGGGGTAGTGATCGGCAACGAAGTGCTGGACGCGATGCCGGTCGAACTGGTGTTGCGCGGCGAGCAAGGCTGGCTGCAGCGCGGGGTCGGCCTGACCGAAACCGGCGTCGATGGCGAAGATGGACAATTTGTCTACATCGATCGCCCGGCGGAGCCGGCGCTGATCGCGCAGATTCCTGATGCGGAGTCGCTGACAACCGGCCACCTGACCGAAGTGCATCCTGTGGCGATCGGTTTCATGCATTCGCTGGGCAGCATGCTGAAGGCCGGGCAGGGAGCAGTCGCGCTGTTCTTCGATTATGGTTTCCCGGCCGCGGAATATTATCTGCAGCAGCGCGACCAGGGCACCTTGATGTGCCACTACCGGCACCATGCCCATCCCGACCCGTTTTACCTGCCGGGTTTGCAGGATGTCACCGCCCACGTCGATTTCACTGCGATGGCGGTCGCCGCCCTTGACAGCGGGCTGGAGCTGCTGGGCTACAGCAGCCAGGCGGCCTTCCTGCTGGAAGCCGGGATCGGCAAGCTGCTGCTGCGCACGCCGCCGGAGAACGCACTGGCTTACCTGCCGCAAGCCAATGCCTTGCAAAAACTGGTGTCGCCGGCCGAGATGGGGGAGCTGTTCAAAGTGCTGGCGGTTGGCATCCATGCCGAGCTGCCGGCGCGCTTCGCCAGCCACGACCGCAGCCATCGCCTATGA
- a CDS encoding DUF2905 domain-containing protein codes for MIRWMLVIFVAVIVFSSALPWLEKLGLGRLPGDLRFTLFGRKFSLPFASTILLSTVLFLVVRLL; via the coding sequence ATGATCCGCTGGATGCTGGTGATTTTTGTCGCCGTCATCGTGTTTTCCAGCGCCTTGCCCTGGCTGGAGAAGCTTGGACTCGGCCGCTTGCCTGGCGACCTGCGGTTTACCCTGTTCGGCAGGAAATTCTCGCTGCCGTTTGCCTCCACCATCCTGCTGTCGACGGTGCTGTTCCTGGTTGTGCGGCTGCTCTAG
- the arsC gene encoding arsenate reductase (glutaredoxin) (This arsenate reductase requires both glutathione and glutaredoxin to convert arsenate to arsenite, after which the efflux transporter formed by ArsA and ArsB can extrude the arsenite from the cell, providing resistance.), with product MITIYHNPRCSKSREALALAEQYSSEHQLKLEVVDYQKTPLTLAQLKTLHKQLGGPVSAMVRDNEAEYAELNLAQADDTTLLQALAAHPKLLQRPVVTYQERSVIARPPQLFNDLMDT from the coding sequence ATGATCACCATCTATCACAACCCGCGCTGTTCGAAATCGCGTGAGGCGCTGGCGCTCGCCGAGCAATACAGCAGCGAGCACCAGCTCAAGCTGGAAGTCGTCGATTACCAGAAAACGCCGCTGACCCTGGCGCAGCTGAAAACCCTGCACAAGCAGCTGGGCGGCCCGGTCAGCGCCATGGTGCGCGACAATGAAGCGGAATACGCCGAGCTCAACCTGGCCCAGGCCGACGACACCACATTGCTGCAAGCGCTCGCCGCCCATCCGAAACTGCTGCAACGGCCGGTCGTGACTTACCAGGAACGTTCGGTGATCGCACGGCCGCCGCAGCTGTTCAACGACCTGATGGACACCTAG